The Trichosurus vulpecula isolate mTriVul1 chromosome 3, mTriVul1.pri, whole genome shotgun sequence genome includes a window with the following:
- the STMN4 gene encoding stathmin-4 translates to MKELPLVSLFCSCFLADPLNKSSYKYDADTVALNWCVISDMEVIELNKCTSGQSFEVILKPPSFDGVPEFNASLPRRRDPSLEEIQKKLEAAEERRKYQEAELLKHLAEKREHEREVIQKAIEENNNFIKMAKEKLTQKMESNKENREAHLAAMLERLQEKDKHAEEVRKNKELKEEASR, encoded by the exons atgaaagagCTCCCCCTAGTGTCCCTCTTCTGTTCCTGCTTCCTGGCTGATCCCCTGAATAAATCTTCCTATAAATATGACG CAGACACTGTGGCTCTGAACTGGTGTGTCATTTCTGACATGGAAGTTATAGAACTGAATAAGTGCACCTCGGGCCAGTCCTTCGAGGTCATCCTGAAGCCACCTTCCTTCGATGGGGTCCCTGAATTCAATGCCTCACTGCCCCGGCGGCGAGACCCATCCTTGGAGGAGATCCAGAAGAAGTTAGAAGCTGCGGAAGAGAGGCGGAAG TACCAAGAAGCTGAGCTCCTGAAACACTTAGCTGAGAAGCGAGAGCATGAGCGGGAGGTGATCCAGAAAGCCATTGAGGAAAATAACAACTTCATTAAGATGGCAAAGGAGAAGCTGACACAGAAAATGGAATCCAACAAGGAGAACCGGGAAGCCCATCTTGCTGCAATGTTGGAACGTCTGCAAGAGAAG GATAAACACGCTGAAGAAGTTCGGAAAAACAAGGAGCTGAAGGAAGAGGCCTCCAGGTAA